Below is a window of Deinococcus planocerae DNA.
CGATCAGACAGGCCCCCCGCCGCCCCACGCCCTACACTGCCCCCCATGACCCAGGATCAGGGAACCCAGGACAAACTCATCGCCCCGGACGACCGCGCGAGGCTCGATCAGGTCTTCATGCAGGTCGTTCTGGACGTGCAGGCGCAGGTGCAGCAGACCGAGCCCGAGCGGCCCGGCAACCTCGCCGCCATGTTCCACAAGGAGACCGTCTCCGACGCCCTGCAAGGCTGCGCCATGCTGATCGCGGGCTGGAACGAGAACCGGGTGGACGACGCGGGCGTGACCCGGGCCGCCAAGGCCCTGCGCAGCCTGGGGCTCGAAGACCTCGCGGAGCGGGTCGAGCGGCTGCGGGGCATTGACGAAGCCTGAAGAAATGCCCCCGGCGGGGGAGGTGTGTAGGCTCTTCTACAAAGGGCGGGCGGGGGCTCTGGCAGGCTGAGCCTCACTCCGGGGGAGTACGCCGCCCCGCTCCTGAGACGAGCGAGGGTGCGCGGGGACCGACAGTTCGGGCGGGAAATCCGCTCCGGTTCCGCGCGGCAAGGGCCAGACCCGGACAGGACGCCGCCCGGGCTCCTGTTCGTGTCTGGCCCTTCCCCGGTGGGAGGCGGGCCGGGACGGGGAACCTGGGCGGGAGTCTGGAAGGGCACTCCCCCGATGGAAGTTCTGATGACCCTCTGGCTCGGTAAGCCCGCCTGGATGTGGGCGCTGTTCATCACGCTCGTGACCGCGCTGCTCGCCTTCGACCTCGGCGTCCTGGGTCGGCGGCGGGCGGCCAAGGGCGGCTCGCAGGAGATCGGCGTGGCCGAGAGCCTGCGGCTGAGCGCCTTTTACATCGCCATCGCCCTGCTGTTCGGGTGGTGGGTGTGGGGCACGCTGGGCGCCGAGAGCGGCCTGGCGTACTTCACGGGCTTCGCGGTCGAAAAGGCCCTCGCCCTCGACAACGTGTTCGTGATCAGCGTGATCTTCGCGGCCCTCGCCGTGCCCCGCCACCTCCAGCACCGGGTGCTCTTCTGGGGCATCCTCGGCGTGATCGTGCTGCGCGGCATCATGATCGGGCTGGGTGCGGCGCTCGTGAGCAACTTCGACTGGATCATGTGGGTCTTCGGCGCCTTCCTGCTGCTCACCGGAGTGCGGCTGCTCTTCGTGCGGGGGGGCCACGACCACGCCCCCGACCTCGAGCGCCACCCCGTCGTGCGGATGCTGCGCCGGGTGATGCCCATCTCCCCCAAGCTCGACGGCGAGAAGTTCGTGACCCGGCTGCCCGACGCCGCGGGCCGGGTGCGCCTGCACGCCACGCCGCTGCTGCTCGCCCTGCTGCTCGTGGAGGCCGCCGACCTGGTGTTCGCGGTGGACTCCATCCCGGCGATCTTCGCGATCACGCAAGACCCCTTCATCGTCTACACCAGCAACATCTTCGCCATCCTGGGCCTGCGCGCCCTGTACTTCGCCCTCGACGCGCTGATCCACCGCTTCCAGGCGCTCAAGCCCGCGCTGGCGCTGGTGCTCGTCTTTATCGGCGGCAAAATCTTCTACAACCAGTTTTTCGGCAAGCTCGACCCGGCGATCAGCCTCGGCGTCACGCTCGCCATCCTCGCGGGCGGCATCCTCGTCAGCCTGTGGAAGACGCGCGGGGAGGAGGCGCGGCCCGCGGCATAATGGGACCTCAAACCGGGTTGGCTTCGATGAGGTAGCTGAACTTTCGGAAGTCCCAGCCTGAATTGGGAAGACGGTCATCCAAAACTTCTATTTGATCAAGCGTTTCCAGAGGATGAGCGTCGAAGATGTATGGGCGCTCATCCGCTCCTGGGGCCAGCACGTCCCTGATTCGCTCAGGGTTGCAGCCGCTCAATTCCACCTCCTCGACCAGAGCCCCGGTCGTCCTGTCGAACACGTACAGGACGTAGACCCACGGGGTCACGCCTCCTCCGCCCTCAGCGACCGCTGCGCCTCGCGGTCGGCCTGCGCGACCTGCTCCGCCTGCCCGAGGGCGCCCCACTCGTCGGTGCCGTCCTCCAGGGTGGGCGCCAGCCCCCGCAGGTAGGCGGCCTGCGCGATCAGGTAGGCGGTGAGCGGGGTGGTCAGGAACTGGAAGAGCAGCACGGCGGCGAGCCGGGTGAAGGCCGCCGCGTCGGCCAGCTCGAAGGCCACCCCCAAGAAGATGCCCGCCGACCCCAGCGTCACGAGCTTGCTGCTCGCGTGCAGCCGCGAGTAGAGGTCGGGAAAGCGCACCACCCCGATCGCGGCGGTGAGCACGAAAAAGGCCCCGATCAGGATGGGGATGTCCCGCCAGGGGTGAAAGTCAGCCACGCCCGCCCCCCTGTGGGCCCCGAGCCGACCGCCTCACCGCATCACCCGCCCCACGAGCAGATAGCGCGTGAGGGCCACCGTGGAGAGAAAGCCCAGCAGGCTGAGCACGAGGGCGGCGTCGAGGGTTACGAGCAGCCCGGTCTTCACGGCGATCAGGGTGAAGAGGACGACCAGATTCACGCTCAGGAAGTCGAACGCCATGATGCGGTCGCCCCAGGAGGGCCCGCGCAGCACGCGGACGGTGACGAGCAGGACGGAGAGGGTGACGACGCCGAGCGCGAGGTTGACGATCATGGCTCCACCTCCAGGTGGGGGGGCGTGGGCCGCAGGAGACGCAGCAGGCGGTCTTCGACCTTCAGGATGGCGGCGCGGGCGGCCCCGGCGCTCGCCGTGCCGATGGCGTGCGCATAGAGCGTGCGGCGGTCCGCGCTGAAGCCCAGGACGACCGTGCCCGGCATCAGCCCGATGGTGGCGGCCAGAAAGGTCAGCGCGCCCTCCCCCCGCAGGCGCAGCGGCACGGCCACGATGGCCGGAGTCAGGGGCGGGTCCGGGCGCAGGGCGAAGAGCGCGACCTGCACGTTCGCCACGGTGAGTT
It encodes the following:
- a CDS encoding Na+/H+ antiporter subunit E, with the translated sequence MRGLTLNLLLAVVWALFAGQVGTRELTIGFAVGFAVLALFPRALATHAYVGRVLAGLAFVGFFLRELTVANVQVALFALRPDPPLTPAIVAVPLRLRGEGALTFLAATIGLMPGTVVLGFSADRRTLYAHAIGTASAGAARAAILKVEDRLLRLLRPTPPHLEVEP
- the mnhG gene encoding monovalent cation/H(+) antiporter subunit G, with protein sequence MADFHPWRDIPILIGAFFVLTAAIGVVRFPDLYSRLHASSKLVTLGSAGIFLGVAFELADAAAFTRLAAVLLFQFLTTPLTAYLIAQAAYLRGLAPTLEDGTDEWGALGQAEQVAQADREAQRSLRAEEA
- a CDS encoding monovalent cation/H+ antiporter complex subunit F, translating into MIVNLALGVVTLSVLLVTVRVLRGPSWGDRIMAFDFLSVNLVVLFTLIAVKTGLLVTLDAALVLSLLGFLSTVALTRYLLVGRVMR
- a CDS encoding TerC/Alx family metal homeostasis membrane protein; translation: MTLWLGKPAWMWALFITLVTALLAFDLGVLGRRRAAKGGSQEIGVAESLRLSAFYIAIALLFGWWVWGTLGAESGLAYFTGFAVEKALALDNVFVISVIFAALAVPRHLQHRVLFWGILGVIVLRGIMIGLGAALVSNFDWIMWVFGAFLLLTGVRLLFVRGGHDHAPDLERHPVVRMLRRVMPISPKLDGEKFVTRLPDAAGRVRLHATPLLLALLLVEAADLVFAVDSIPAIFAITQDPFIVYTSNIFAILGLRALYFALDALIHRFQALKPALALVLVFIGGKIFYNQFFGKLDPAISLGVTLAILAGGILVSLWKTRGEEARPAA
- a CDS encoding DUF7683 domain-containing protein, with product MTPWVYVLYVFDRTTGALVEEVELSGCNPERIRDVLAPGADERPYIFDAHPLETLDQIEVLDDRLPNSGWDFRKFSYLIEANPV